A window of bacterium contains these coding sequences:
- a CDS encoding radical SAM protein, with protein MIAYPKSVHLCTSTICQYACIFCNNPRGVIDKFTLSAETIKNILKDFDSLDFISIGGYGELLLHPEFEKVIQFTKEKKFPFVFSTNGEALTSDKQMILRESLLKGINLSLNSLNPQIHYFLSGNKGNLKKVMENLKEFSKKPRTYSITISMVVNRMNYKELPDFIQLAHDLELDMVKFIPPVNNISYSDEFSLLNNQEEKDYLIKAYDLAKQLKVSVTGMQPHKTETTIYKKKPIVECKMPWIATFITGNTVVPCCYLSHYVVGNITETPFVDIWNSKKIQILRQAIMDGQNTYCKNCTEFE; from the coding sequence ATGATAGCATATCCTAAAAGTGTTCATCTTTGCACAAGCACTATTTGTCAATACGCCTGTATATTTTGCAACAATCCTAGAGGGGTAATTGATAAGTTTACTTTGAGTGCGGAAACCATAAAAAACATTTTGAAGGATTTCGATAGTTTGGATTTTATCAGTATTGGTGGATACGGGGAACTGCTATTACACCCCGAATTTGAAAAAGTAATCCAATTCACTAAAGAGAAAAAATTTCCATTTGTCTTTAGTACAAATGGTGAAGCATTGACATCAGATAAACAGATGATATTGAGAGAATCTTTACTGAAGGGTATCAATTTATCTCTAAACTCATTGAATCCACAAATCCATTATTTTCTATCAGGGAATAAAGGCAATTTGAAAAAAGTTATGGAAAATTTGAAAGAGTTTTCCAAAAAACCAAGAACTTATTCCATCACGATATCTATGGTAGTCAATAGAATGAACTATAAAGAACTACCTGATTTTATCCAACTTGCTCATGATTTGGAATTGGATATGGTCAAGTTTATCCCACCCGTCAATAATATTTCTTATAGCGATGAATTTTCCTTATTGAATAATCAAGAAGAAAAGGATTATCTCATCAAGGCTTACGATTTGGCTAAACAATTGAAAGTTTCCGTAACAGGAATGCAACCTCATAAAACAGAAACAACGATATATAAAAAGAAACCTATTGTAGAATGTAAAATGCCTTGGATAGCCACTTTCATAACGGGAAATACAGTTGTGCCTTGCTGTTATTTATCTCATTATGTTGTGGGAAATATTACGGAAACGCCCTTTGTAGATATATGGAACAGTAAAAAAATACAGATACTTCGCCAAGCCATTATGGATGGGCAGAATACATACTGTAAAAATTGTACGGAATTTGAATAA
- a CDS encoding class I SAM-dependent methyltransferase, whose amino-acid sequence MLQTVSVIEIFSLFLSKIKPQTALEIGCGTGGILASLDIPSKIGIDTYIPDLEIAELKYPQIIPIKYDILKLKNLFLDRSFDLVFGFDILEHFKSEQIPQIIEMCEQFSRKATVFWLPMEKTISDNPYPENTGNVHRSLLTPALFSLREYEMIRFPHYWRNGRAETDIDGLFCFKKI is encoded by the coding sequence ATGTTGCAAACAGTAAGTGTAATCGAAATTTTTTCTTTATTTTTGAGTAAAATTAAACCGCAGACGGCATTAGAAATTGGATGTGGGACGGGTGGTATTTTGGCTAGTCTAGATATACCATCTAAAATAGGTATCGATACATATATCCCTGATTTGGAAATTGCCGAATTAAAATACCCTCAAATTATTCCAATAAAATATGATATTTTAAAATTAAAAAATTTATTTTTAGACCGTTCTTTCGATTTAGTTTTTGGATTCGATATTTTGGAGCATTTTAAGAGTGAACAAATTCCGCAAATAATTGAAATGTGTGAGCAATTCAGTAGAAAGGCAACTGTATTTTGGTTGCCAATGGAAAAAACAATAAGCGATAATCCATATCCTGAAAATACAGGAAATGTGCATCGGTCTTTATTAACTCCTGCATTATTCAGTTTACGAGAATATGAAATGATTCGTTTCCCTCATTATTGGAGAAATGGAAGAGCCGAAACAGATATCGATGGGTTATTTTGTTTTAAAAAAATATGA
- a CDS encoding glycosyltransferase: MIPEISIVMPTFKQSKYIDNTIESIISQNFENWELIIVVDGEDEETKKIVEKRQNKDDRIICRVKENGGTGSALNRGFVEAIGRFETWFASDNIMYPNCLKTLIHHLYDHLDIDLVYSNNHVGFMDETGLVEKERKDLTNILDIDQTWDIKKSLHNFYFGICWLWRRELRTKCGSFQSEPNEDYDMFLRMQEVGKFAHVPEILGWYRQHNENMTKKLQSGQAGDKFMYMAIDNAKKRRPDLYGV, encoded by the coding sequence ATGATTCCTGAAATTTCTATAGTTATGCCAACATTTAAACAGAGTAAATATATCGATAATACTATCGAAAGCATAATCTCACAAAATTTTGAGAATTGGGAATTGATAATTGTTGTTGATGGTGAAGATGAGGAAACAAAAAAGATAGTAGAAAAAAGACAAAATAAAGATGATAGAATTATTTGTCGAGTAAAAGAAAACGGTGGTACAGGCTCAGCTCTAAATAGAGGATTTGTTGAAGCCATTGGTAGGTTTGAAACATGGTTTGCTTCTGATAATATCATGTACCCTAATTGTTTAAAAACACTCATTCATCATCTTTATGACCATCTAGATATTGATTTGGTTTACAGTAATAATCATGTGGGATTCATGGACGAAACAGGGCTTGTAGAAAAAGAAAGAAAAGACTTAACCAATATTTTAGATATAGACCAAACTTGGGATATTAAAAAATCATTACACAATTTTTATTTTGGTATATGTTGGTTATGGCGTAGAGAATTAAGAACCAAATGCGGCTCTTTTCAATCAGAACCTAATGAAGATTATGATATGTTTTTACGAATGCAAGAAGTTGGTAAATTTGCTCATGTTCCAGAAATATTAGGTTGGTATCGCCAACATAATGAAAATATGACGAAAAAATTACAATCAGGTCAAGCAGGAGATAAATTCATGTATATGGCAATAGATAATGCTAAAAAAAGACGACCTGATTTGTATGGAGTATAA